In Streptococcus pneumoniae, the sequence GTGCAGGTCATACATTTTGTTGGAAAAAAGAGAATTCAACTTATGCAGAAGGCCTATATTGGTTTTATGAAGGAGGCAGCTTCATTATCGATATACATGATTTTTATATCAAAGAGGAAGTAGTTCAAAATAGCACTTATAGTATGTCAGACTATGTTTCAATTTATTCAAGTTACATTGTCAGTGCAAACGGAGAAAAGTTTAATCCGTATCAAACTATTACCGCAAACTCTTTATGTACTTTTGATTTTGATAATATAAAAGATGATTTTGTTTTTTTATTACACGAGAATTGTTGTTATCTTGCTGTTTCCATTGGTTTTAAAAAAGAGCTAATAGAAAAACATTTAGCATCTATTAACATTAATCCAGAATCTTTTTATTCAACCTTGCTTCAACCGAATCAAATAATACTTACAAAGGCCTTAGAAAGAGTGGCAATGGAAATATTAAATTGTAAGATGGACGCTCCTGCCGCTGATTTTTTCTTTAAAGCAAAGGCAAATGAATGGATAAGTATAGTAATTGACACATACTTAAATAGAAAAAAATATAAAATTGAAATTGATGATGATAAAGCACTTGAAGATGTAGCAAGATTCTTAGATGATCATTTTGCAACGAATGTAAATCAAGGCACGCTTGAAAAAATATCTAAAATGAGTGGTACTAAATTAAAAAATTTATTTAAGGAAAAATATTGTCAAAGCATTACAGAGTACACTCAAAGAAAAAGAATGAATGTAGCTGAAACTCTTCTTTTAAACACTGAACTACCTATAAAAGAGATAGCAGAATCTGTTGGATATTCATCTGCCAGCAAATTTTCTATCTATTATAAAAGATACAAGGGAAAACTTCCAAGTGAAGTCCGTAATTTAGCTTGCAAACATCACAATTTTAAATGCGATTATTGTGATTAAAGTAATTTTTTACAAGCCATGTTTTTATATGAATTTAAGTGTATATGTGCATATATAGTCTGAATAAATTTGATTTGAAAAATGGATAAAAAAATAAAGGCAGTCCGAAGACCGCCAATATTTATCTCTCTGCACCTTTGCTATGGTCTTTCTTATTTGACTTAGATTTGTCATCTGTCTTAAAGCTTTTTATTTGCCCTAATATGGACTTTTTATCCTTGTCTTGACTCTTTACTTGTTCTTTTGCTTTTAAGAGCTTAGAAGACAAAAAGAGATATTATATTAAAACAATATTTCTCCGGTACTGGGACTGGGACGGGATAAAAATCTGAAAACGTCCTATAATTAGGTGGATTTAGTGATATTATAAAAAATAGAATCTAGTATTTTGAATGGTTTTGGATATATTGTACGTTTGGAAAAGAAGAATGGGAGTAATTTTAAACTAACAAAAAATGCTTTGAAATCAGTGTTTCAGAGCATTTTTGTTCTTTCTGTAAATAATTTGCAAACTATAGTAACTGTTAACTTTTACTTAACCATTTTTCGATTGTAAGTTCAAAATGGTCAACTACTATTATATTTTCAGGGATCGTATCAAAATCAAATAATAAATTATCTGAATGAGTTTTTATAACTACTCCAAAATCAAGTTTTTTGGAGTTTATAGCATTCTGTAATAAAGAGATACTCTCATTCAGACATTCATTATTTTTTTGAATTTTTATAGGTATCGGTTTTTTTTGAAAATGTTTAGGTAAAAAACCATCAATTCCTTTATTTCTTTGAACAATTTTTGCCTGTAATAATTTAAGAATGTTTTCCTCTTCCTCAGTTTTGGTTCTATATGCTTCGATTCCTTTATTCAATAAATTTGAACTTGTTTTTATAACATTTTCCAGACGTTGCTGAGTTATATTGATAGCTTCCTCAGATAAATCAATCCCCATATAATTTCTATTCAAAATCTTGGAGGCTACTAAAGTAGTTCCACTTCCACAGAACGGGTCTAAAACTATATCATTTTTATCAGTAGCAATCTTTATAATTTGTTCTAATAACAGAATAGGTTTTTGTGTAGGATAACCTACTCTTTCTTTAGCTTTTGGATTAAGAAATGGTATATTCCAAACATCTGAAAGGGGAACTCCATTTTTCTCTTTTGCTAGAATATAGTTACCATTATTATCAACTTTATATATAGTTTTAGAGTTTCCATTTCGTTTTCGTTCTACTAGTATTTGGTCGATATTTGTAGTAGAAGAATACTCTGTAAAAATTGTATTAAATTTAAAATCTTTTGACTTTGAATAAAAGTAAATGTTTTGATGATTGTTCAATAATCCCTTTTTTGAATTAGACCACCGTTTATAGTTCCATATAATTTCGCTTTGAAACATATCTGCTCCAAAGATATTATCTAAAATTAATCTAATATGATGATTTGCAATTTTATCACAATGAACGAAAATACTGCCACTATTTTTTAGCACTCTTTTGCATTCTTCTAATCTTACAGACAAAAATTCTTTGTAATCCTCAATCGAAGTCCACGTATCTTCGAATGAATACATAATATTTTTGTTATTAGATAATTTTTGGGTTTTCTGTGTAAAGAAAGGGGGGTCCATATAAATTAAATCAATACTTGAGGATTCAATAGTTTTTAATATTTCTAAGTTATCTCCTTTTAATACTGTCATTTTGATTTTACCCCTGTTTTTTTATTTGCAATATCTGTTAGAATACTAAGTAAATCAATACCGGTCACTGCTCTTAAATGTTCCCAGGCAGAATCTCCATAATAATATTTCCCTCCAATACCGTTATACAATGTTTCTAAAGTTTGCTGAATTTTTATAGCTTGAGTTCTATTTGGATAGTAGAACATTAACCGAATTGGTATATATCCTTTGTTATGAATAACTTTTATTCTAGTGTGTTCTTTAGTTATATGGTCTCCATCTGTAGTTGCATCCCACCATTTTATTTCGTATGCGTGTTTTTCTCCGACTAAACAATCAATTTCAAAAGTCTTAGGTTTTGTACTTTCAGAATTAGGAATGTTAACTTTTTAAGTATTTTCTGTACCAAATTTTTCGTTAAAGCATAGTACTGCAGCTTCTTCTAAAAATGAACCAGCATATTTGTATAAAAAACGACCTTTATTTTGATACAAATCGATATTTTCTCCTTCTTCAAATGAAATACCTAAAACTCTGTATATCAAATAATGGCTCTTATTATCATTTGCCATTTCACGAACTCTCTCTTGAACTTTGATGTTTAAGTTATCAGAGTATTTCTTAGCTAATTTTTCGATTTTTTCTTTCTAATTCGGTCATTTCTATCCTCTTGTTATAAATAAAATTATAGCTATATCTATTATAACATGGTTTAATAAATTCTTTGAGCTTTTTTCTTTTTAAATATTGATTGTTTCTAAAAATTCTAGTAATATTGCTATTTCTCATTTTTCCAAATATGTTATTCAACTTATTAGCTATGTCTCTATTCATATTTGGGTATAAAACAAAAAATCAATTCTAACAGTTTTATATCAGAATAATAAATAAAAAAGCGATATTCTAGACTGTATCAATCCTTTTCCATTATAGGAGCAATAGAGTGGGAGTAGTCATCTAAGGACTAATTTATG encodes:
- a CDS encoding helix-turn-helix domain-containing protein — its product is MSYYDFVKDYMKVDECKNNEKYSSAGHTFCWKKENSTYAEGLYWFYEGGSFIIDIHDFYIKEEVVQNSTYSMSDYVSIYSSYIVSANGEKFNPYQTITANSLCTFDFDNIKDDFVFLLHENCCYLAVSIGFKKELIEKHLASININPESFYSTLLQPNQIILTKALERVAMEILNCKMDAPAADFFFKAKANEWISIVIDTYLNRKKYKIEIDDDKALEDVARFLDDHFATNVNQGTLEKISKMSGTKLKNLFKEKYCQSITEYTQRKRMNVAETLLLNTELPIKEIAESVGYSSASKFSIYYKRYKGKLPSEVRNLACKHHNFKCDYCD
- a CDS encoding DNA-methyltransferase, whose product is MTVLKGDNLEILKTIESSSIDLIYMDPPFFTQKTQKLSNNKNIMYSFEDTWTSIEDYKEFLSVRLEECKRVLKNSGSIFVHCDKIANHHIRLILDNIFGADMFQSEIIWNYKRWSNSKKGLLNNHQNIYFYSKSKDFKFNTIFTEYSSTTNIDQILVERKRNGNSKTIYKVDNNGNYILAKEKNGVPLSDVWNIPFLNPKAKERVGYPTQKPILLLEQIIKIATDKNDIVLDPFCGSGTTLVASKILNRNYMGIDLSEEAINITQQRLENVIKTSSNLLNKGIEAYRTKTEEEENILKLLQAKIVQRNKGIDGFLPKHFQKKPIPIKIQKNNECLNESISLLQNAINSKKLDFGVVIKTHSDNLLFDFDTIPENIIVVDHFELTIEKWLSKS